In one Natronosalvus amylolyticus genomic region, the following are encoded:
- the hisI gene encoding phosphoribosyl-AMP cyclohydrolase → MTDGIDVDFGDDGLVPAVAQDADSGEVLMLAYVSPAALEATLETGVAHYYSRSRDELWQKGKTSGHTQSIQEVRVDCDADTLLYLVDQEGGACHTGHRSCFYRTVDGENVGEQVFDPEAVYE, encoded by the coding sequence ATGACCGACGGTATCGACGTGGATTTCGGTGATGATGGCCTCGTTCCGGCCGTCGCACAGGACGCCGACTCGGGCGAGGTGTTGATGCTCGCGTACGTGTCGCCGGCGGCCCTCGAGGCGACGCTCGAGACCGGCGTCGCACATTACTACTCCAGAAGTCGGGACGAACTCTGGCAGAAAGGCAAGACGAGCGGTCACACCCAGTCGATTCAGGAGGTTCGCGTCGACTGTGACGCCGACACCCTGTTGTATCTCGTCGATCAGGAAGGCGGGGCCTGCCACACGGGTCACCGGTCGTGTTTCTATCGGACGGTCGACGGTGAAAACGTCGGCGAACAGGTGTTCGATCCGGAGGCCGTTTACGAGTAG